A window of Paenibacillus polygoni contains these coding sequences:
- a CDS encoding DEAD/DEAH box helicase, which produces MEITKRVLKTWHLVEALVPSEVPGKGETVNKSYFTDNKNRNRTRFINLSETPWKKDLVKNHEYQIQFRYYLGCFEHHKLVSFIREAFMNQDEIVNKDHKTLFSFSFLVDDQGNYIKESIFVPFLMYVIQFLAKNSELKYEDLLTPFQSKLKLFEEQAQTIFMNGVTEEAILLIQQEFEQFFHRFEDNSLQYVEIEVMKVGRISNQKNFNSFYISDLELIIKKGENEALRQFVEGVAIEHRLDIDENQEYIEDILQPIHLPHGRWPSPVEHRLSLMQQVAVNQIINSNQKISSVNGPPGTGKTTLFKDIFADIVVQRAEKIAQLETPSQAFTKVKSINLNGRFYPIYLLDSSITEYSMVVASSNNGAVENISKDLPKRNEVIRSSSDKSKFNHYEESYAVEAEDLSMYKVAAMDLLGSNDEAWGLFSGALGKSDNISAYAWSLFRKKEDGTDFLQQLEQDSKQVDTKSWENAVKEFEDTLNSVKNKKESLQKFHDEYKSMKSSIVLLRELEEQYPELNQQLMDLGSEKFHLEQQKQLTEQQIQSLPKLSLLQRVLGKKNTKKIELDNELYDIITRLKEEGNKFYIKKAEVEKSKKRIEELKERESAFAKQLDDYKKQGLILPDEDYWSNTQQAYEFRQLNTIWLTDELNFERGLLFLKAMKIHKMMLAFNYNAIKSTLRLLINRANLDLNNEEHREYLKNMWQTVHLITPLVSTTFASFSSMYKGIEKDFIHYLFIDEAGQASPQQSAGAIWRSKNVVVVGDPIQIEPVITLDQTILGDIKKYFNVSERYIGMGSSVQTIADTANRYGLTSSNGQWIGIPLWVHRRCLNPMFTVANEIAYDNKMVLGKEGRGKSIWYDCKGSANNRQFVEEQGELVADHIITLWKKNAGPPNVYIISPFTAVKDGIKRILRVKLKKLGISKEVLNDWLRNSVGTVHTFQGKEADLVYLVTGTDENSDGAANWSCSKPNLLNVAVTRAKKEFYVIGDYQRFSKKPYYSSIVENVDEVKSGSGLAVNAQ; this is translated from the coding sequence ATGGAAATTACCAAACGAGTATTAAAGACTTGGCACTTAGTCGAAGCGTTGGTCCCAAGTGAAGTGCCTGGTAAGGGAGAAACGGTGAATAAAAGTTATTTCACAGACAATAAAAATCGGAACCGCACACGGTTCATTAATCTTAGTGAAACTCCGTGGAAGAAGGACCTGGTAAAGAATCATGAATATCAGATTCAATTCCGCTATTATCTAGGTTGTTTTGAGCACCACAAGCTGGTCAGCTTTATACGGGAAGCTTTTATGAATCAGGATGAGATTGTAAATAAGGATCATAAAACATTGTTTAGTTTTTCTTTTTTGGTTGATGATCAAGGCAATTATATAAAAGAGTCCATATTTGTTCCATTTTTGATGTATGTAATACAGTTTCTAGCAAAAAATTCTGAGCTGAAATATGAGGATCTGTTAACTCCTTTTCAAAGTAAATTGAAATTATTCGAAGAACAAGCACAAACCATTTTTATGAATGGAGTAACTGAGGAAGCCATCCTCTTAATTCAACAAGAATTTGAGCAATTTTTCCATAGATTCGAGGATAATTCATTACAATATGTAGAGATTGAAGTGATGAAAGTTGGCCGAATTTCTAATCAAAAGAATTTTAACAGTTTCTATATAAGTGACTTGGAACTCATTATAAAGAAAGGAGAAAATGAAGCGCTTCGTCAGTTTGTAGAAGGAGTAGCTATTGAACACCGCTTAGATATAGATGAAAATCAGGAATATATCGAAGATATTTTACAGCCCATCCATTTACCCCATGGCCGGTGGCCATCTCCCGTAGAACATAGACTATCTTTAATGCAGCAAGTTGCTGTAAATCAAATTATTAATAGTAATCAAAAAATAAGTTCGGTGAATGGACCGCCTGGCACAGGAAAGACCACTTTATTTAAAGACATCTTTGCTGACATTGTAGTTCAAAGAGCTGAAAAAATAGCGCAATTGGAAACCCCGTCCCAAGCTTTTACAAAAGTAAAGTCAATTAATTTAAATGGTAGGTTTTATCCCATCTATTTATTGGATTCAAGTATTACGGAGTATTCTATGGTAGTGGCTTCAAGTAATAATGGAGCAGTTGAAAATATCTCTAAGGATCTACCTAAACGAAATGAAGTTATACGTTCTTCTTCGGATAAAAGTAAGTTCAATCATTATGAAGAGTCGTACGCTGTAGAGGCCGAGGATTTATCTATGTATAAAGTTGCGGCAATGGATTTGCTAGGCAGTAACGATGAGGCATGGGGATTATTTTCGGGAGCTCTTGGCAAATCAGATAATATATCAGCATATGCTTGGAGTTTGTTTAGGAAGAAAGAGGATGGAACCGATTTTCTACAACAGCTGGAACAAGACAGTAAACAGGTAGACACGAAGTCCTGGGAGAATGCTGTAAAAGAATTCGAAGATACGCTTAACTCAGTGAAGAATAAGAAGGAGAGTCTCCAGAAATTTCACGACGAATATAAGAGTATGAAATCTTCTATTGTCCTATTAAGAGAGTTAGAGGAACAATACCCTGAACTTAATCAACAACTAATGGATCTTGGGAGCGAGAAATTCCATTTAGAACAGCAAAAGCAGCTCACTGAACAACAAATTCAATCGTTGCCAAAGCTTTCTCTTTTACAAAGAGTCTTAGGTAAAAAGAATACGAAAAAAATAGAATTAGATAATGAACTCTACGATATAATTACTCGGTTAAAAGAAGAAGGAAACAAGTTTTATATAAAAAAGGCCGAGGTCGAAAAATCTAAAAAGAGGATAGAAGAACTCAAAGAAAGAGAATCTGCTTTTGCAAAACAGCTGGATGATTATAAAAAGCAGGGGTTAATATTACCGGATGAAGATTATTGGTCGAACACACAACAAGCATATGAATTTCGGCAATTAAATACGATTTGGCTGACAGATGAACTGAATTTCGAAAGAGGATTGCTGTTTTTAAAGGCTATGAAAATCCATAAAATGATGTTGGCCTTCAATTATAATGCCATTAAATCAACTTTACGCTTATTGATCAATCGTGCAAATCTAGATCTTAACAATGAGGAACATAGAGAATACTTGAAGAATATGTGGCAAACGGTTCATTTAATTACTCCTTTGGTAAGTACAACTTTTGCAAGTTTTAGTTCGATGTATAAGGGAATAGAAAAAGATTTTATCCATTATTTATTTATAGATGAGGCAGGACAAGCGAGTCCACAACAATCGGCGGGTGCAATATGGAGATCTAAAAATGTAGTAGTAGTTGGTGACCCAATTCAAATTGAGCCGGTCATCACCTTAGATCAAACCATTTTAGGGGATATCAAGAAATATTTTAATGTAAGTGAGAGATATATTGGAATGGGTTCCTCCGTTCAAACGATAGCAGATACAGCTAATCGATATGGACTGACGAGCAGTAATGGTCAGTGGATCGGCATACCCTTATGGGTGCATAGAAGATGCTTAAATCCTATGTTCACTGTTGCAAACGAAATAGCTTATGATAACAAAATGGTATTGGGTAAAGAGGGCCGGGGCAAAAGTATCTGGTATGACTGTAAAGGATCAGCTAATAATCGTCAATTCGTAGAAGAACAAGGTGAATTGGTGGCAGACCATATAATTACACTATGGAAGAAAAACGCGGGTCCTCCGAATGTATATATCATTTCTCCCTTTACGGCAGTTAAGGATGGTATTAAAAGAATTCTAAGAGTGAAATTAAAGAAATTAGGGATTTCTAAAGAAGTATTAAATGATTGGTTGAGGAATTCTGTAGGGACGGTCCATACCTTTCAAGGAAAAGAAGCAGATCTTGTTTATTTAGTAACGGGAACCGACGAGAACAGTGATGGAGCAGCAAACTGGTCATGTTCAAAGCCTAATCTATTAAATGTAGCTGTGACGCGCGCTAAAAAAGAGTTTTATGTAATTGGTGATTATCAGCGATTTTCTAAGAAACCTTATTATTCTTCTATTGTAGAAAACGTAGATGAAGTCAAAAGCGGTAGTGGTTTGGCGGTAAACGCTCAATAA
- a CDS encoding leucine-rich repeat domain-containing protein yields MLRMYTDPKGEAYKQVIDLAIENSECFVFGYKMGDLPRENQRYQNVLEELKPYLMKTIVIPDNQMEKITEMREAYRSHAFYCSGTYYFYKSCEESGLLLKKFAGSLSDWIFPNLPEDLCFLTKDGEDYLYSVVHERMYGINVTENEAVELMDQITGLFIEIKAHRDFNRLLDDAIKQKTDRLYISGYRLKKLPDRIRELTELRWLEIFEQDLYQLPEALFELSKLESLKIMTADLESIPESIGKLKKLKELQISCASSDRPDSTWRMKSKEEISLHRIPPEIGELEHLEQLTINYTSIYELPIELEKLRCLRSLHIVSCMIDEEPAFLQRMKQLEYINVSRNSILESLALNKNKMD; encoded by the coding sequence ATGTTAAGAATGTATACAGACCCTAAAGGGGAAGCTTATAAGCAAGTGATAGATTTAGCAATAGAAAATTCAGAATGTTTTGTGTTTGGTTACAAAATGGGGGATTTACCTAGAGAGAATCAAAGGTATCAAAACGTACTGGAAGAATTAAAACCATATTTAATGAAGACCATCGTAATCCCTGACAATCAAATGGAGAAAATAACAGAAATGAGAGAAGCATATCGCAGCCATGCTTTTTATTGCTCGGGAACCTACTATTTTTATAAATCATGTGAAGAAAGCGGTCTCCTCTTAAAGAAATTTGCAGGAAGCCTTTCGGATTGGATTTTCCCCAACCTACCAGAAGATTTGTGCTTCTTAACAAAAGATGGCGAAGACTATCTTTATTCCGTTGTTCATGAGCGTATGTACGGGATTAATGTGACAGAGAATGAGGCAGTTGAGCTGATGGATCAAATTACAGGACTTTTCATAGAAATAAAGGCACATCGGGACTTCAATCGTCTGCTGGATGATGCTATTAAGCAAAAAACAGATCGGCTCTATATAAGTGGATATAGACTGAAGAAACTGCCAGATCGAATCCGCGAACTTACAGAGTTGCGATGGCTAGAAATATTCGAACAAGATCTTTATCAACTACCTGAGGCGTTATTCGAGTTAAGTAAGTTAGAAAGTTTGAAAATTATGACAGCAGACCTTGAAAGCATTCCGGAATCCATTGGTAAATTAAAAAAACTAAAAGAACTGCAAATCAGTTGTGCTAGTTCAGATAGACCGGATTCCACTTGGCGGATGAAATCAAAGGAAGAGATCAGTTTGCATCGTATCCCCCCTGAGATTGGAGAACTTGAGCACTTGGAGCAGCTTACGATCAACTATACTTCGATTTATGAACTACCAATCGAGTTAGAGAAACTTAGGTGTCTTAGATCTCTACATATCGTAAGTTGTATGATAGATGAGGAACCTGCTTTTCTTCAACGGATGAAGCAGCTAGAGTACATTAATGTTTCAAGGAATTCAATCTTAGAAAGTCTTGCTTTGAATAAAAATAAAATGGATTAA
- a CDS encoding ABC-F family ATP-binding cassette domain-containing protein: MSILNVEGLSHGFGDRAIFKDVSFRLLKGEHIGLIGANGEGKSTFMNIVTNKLQPDEGKVEWSKRVRVGYLDQHAVLTKGMTIQDVLRSAFQYLFDLEKEMNEMYDKMGEVSPEELEKLLEEVGTIQDTLTNQDFYLIDAKIQETARGLGITDIGLDRDVNDLSGGQRTKILLAKLLLEKPDILLLDEPTNYLDEQHIEWLKRYLQEYENAFILISHDIPFLNSVINLIYHMENQKLTRYVGDYDQFQQVYEMRKQQLEAAYNRQQQEIAGLKDFVARNKASVATRNMAMSRQKKLDKMEVIELAKEKPKPQFNFKEAKTSGKMIFETKDLVIGYDSPLSRPLDLQMERGQKVALVGANGIGKTTLLRSILGEIPAISGSVELGYNLEIGYFEQEMKEGNYNTCIEEIWERFPSYSQFEVRAALAKCGLTTKHIESKIAVLSGGEKAKVRLCKLINSETNLLVLDEPTNHLDVDAKDELKRALKAYRGSILMISHEPEFYQDIATDVWNCESWTTKVF; encoded by the coding sequence ATGAGTATATTAAATGTTGAAGGCTTAAGCCATGGTTTTGGCGATCGTGCCATTTTTAAAGATGTATCCTTTAGACTTCTCAAAGGCGAACATATTGGATTGATTGGAGCTAACGGTGAAGGTAAATCGACCTTTATGAATATCGTTACGAACAAGCTTCAGCCTGATGAAGGTAAGGTAGAATGGTCCAAACGTGTGCGTGTTGGTTATCTTGATCAGCATGCTGTACTGACGAAGGGGATGACGATTCAGGATGTTCTTCGCAGTGCATTTCAATATTTGTTCGATCTTGAGAAAGAAATGAATGAAATGTATGACAAAATGGGCGAGGTTAGTCCTGAAGAACTGGAAAAGCTGCTTGAAGAAGTTGGAACCATTCAGGACACATTGACGAATCAGGATTTCTATTTGATCGATGCGAAGATTCAGGAAACTGCGCGTGGACTTGGTATTACTGATATAGGACTCGATCGGGACGTTAATGATTTGAGTGGCGGGCAGAGAACCAAAATTTTGCTTGCTAAACTTTTACTTGAGAAGCCAGATATTTTGCTCCTCGATGAGCCTACAAACTATTTGGATGAGCAGCATATTGAATGGTTGAAGCGTTATCTGCAGGAATATGAAAATGCGTTTATTCTAATCTCGCACGATATTCCATTCTTGAACAGTGTAATTAATCTGATCTACCATATGGAAAATCAGAAGCTAACCAGATATGTTGGTGATTATGATCAATTCCAGCAGGTATATGAAATGCGGAAGCAGCAGCTTGAAGCGGCTTATAACCGTCAGCAGCAAGAAATTGCTGGTTTGAAGGATTTCGTAGCTCGTAACAAAGCAAGTGTGGCAACGCGGAATATGGCGATGTCGAGACAGAAAAAGCTCGATAAGATGGAAGTAATTGAACTGGCGAAGGAAAAACCGAAGCCACAGTTCAACTTCAAAGAAGCTAAAACTTCCGGTAAAATGATATTCGAAACAAAAGACCTCGTTATTGGATATGATAGTCCGCTATCCAGACCACTTGATCTTCAAATGGAACGAGGACAAAAAGTAGCCTTAGTTGGTGCGAACGGAATCGGTAAAACTACCTTACTTCGCAGTATTTTAGGTGAAATTCCTGCAATATCCGGCTCTGTTGAGCTTGGTTATAACCTTGAAATTGGTTATTTTGAGCAGGAAATGAAGGAAGGGAATTACAACACTTGCATTGAGGAAATATGGGAAAGATTCCCTTCATATTCTCAATTTGAAGTGCGTGCCGCTTTAGCTAAATGTGGACTTACAACGAAGCATATTGAAAGTAAAATTGCTGTACTTAGCGGTGGAGAAAAGGCGAAGGTACGCTTATGTAAGCTTATTAACAGTGAAACGAATCTTCTTGTACTCGACGAGCCAACAAACCATCTGGATGTCGATGCTAAGGATGAATTGAAACGTGCACTAAAAGCGTATAGAGGCAGTATTCTAATGATCTCTCACGAACCTGAATTTTACCAAGATATCGCAACGGATGTTTGGAACTGCGAATCATGGACGACCAAAGTATTTTAA
- a CDS encoding 5-methyltetrahydropteroyltriglutamate--homocysteine S-methyltransferase, which produces MIPFHHDHVGSLLRPANLTQAREQYKSGIISMEQLTAVENEEIIRIIDKQKQNGVLGVTDGEFRRSWWHFDFLGGLDGVEYYEKETGLHFHKMETRKEGIRITGKVDFSSHPFIDHFRFLHDHAGDAVAKQTIPSPNMLVCRVDYNEEIYPNRETFLKDTITAYQKAIQAFYDAGCRYLQLDDTAWADLFSEEGHNKLRAKGLDPAEEMKVMQYMINESIAHKPEDLVITMHICRGNYKSNFFASGGYDYASETIFGGLDVDGLFLEFDDERSGSFEPLKYVNRKDLKIVLGLITSKSGELEDKEKIKARIAEAATYVPLEQLCLSPQCGFSSTEEGNLLSEEQQWSKLRFVKEIADEVWK; this is translated from the coding sequence ATGATACCATTTCATCATGACCATGTAGGCAGCTTACTTCGCCCTGCAAACCTAACACAAGCACGTGAACAATATAAATCCGGCATTATCTCCATGGAGCAATTAACAGCCGTAGAAAATGAAGAGATTATCCGTATTATTGATAAGCAAAAACAAAATGGTGTACTTGGCGTTACGGACGGTGAATTCCGCAGAAGCTGGTGGCACTTTGATTTTTTGGGCGGTCTTGATGGAGTAGAATATTATGAAAAAGAGACGGGGCTGCATTTTCATAAAATGGAGACTCGTAAGGAAGGCATCCGGATTACAGGTAAAGTGGATTTCTCATCCCATCCATTCATAGATCATTTCCGGTTTCTTCATGATCACGCGGGGGATGCAGTAGCGAAGCAAACCATTCCAAGTCCTAATATGCTAGTCTGCCGGGTTGATTATAATGAAGAGATTTATCCGAATCGAGAAACATTCCTCAAAGATACAATTACAGCTTATCAAAAGGCAATTCAAGCATTTTATGATGCGGGTTGCAGATACTTACAATTAGATGACACTGCTTGGGCAGATTTATTCTCAGAAGAAGGTCATAACAAACTGCGTGCCAAAGGCTTAGACCCAGCCGAGGAAATGAAGGTAATGCAGTACATGATTAATGAATCGATTGCTCATAAACCAGAAGATTTAGTGATCACGATGCACATTTGTCGCGGGAATTATAAATCTAACTTTTTCGCGAGCGGCGGTTATGATTATGCTTCCGAAACGATTTTTGGCGGCTTAGATGTAGACGGGTTGTTCCTTGAATTCGATGATGAGCGTTCAGGAAGTTTTGAACCTTTAAAATATGTGAATCGCAAAGATCTAAAAATTGTATTAGGACTGATCACATCTAAATCAGGTGAATTGGAAGATAAAGAGAAGATCAAAGCTCGTATAGCAGAAGCGGCAACCTATGTACCGCTTGAACAGCTATGTTTAAGTCCGCAATGTGGATTTTCATCTACGGAGGAAGGCAATCTTCTAAGTGAAGAACAACAATGGAGTAAACTTCGTTTTGTTAAAGAAATTGCAGATGAAGTCTGGAAGTAA
- a CDS encoding oxalate decarboxylase family bicupin, whose product MNKTMNGNIPQPKKGDKGGDIWGARNIERDLQNPDILVPPDTDNGTMPNLKYSYADSHMRVEHGGWSREVTIREMPASKKIAGVNMHLEPGGVRELHWHKEAEWSFIIKGSARITAINPDGNIFVDDVEEGDLWYFPSGIPHSIKGLSEGVEFILVFDDGSFSENSTFSLTDWMAHTPKEILAANFGICEESFDKIPEKEVYMYQGEVPGPIVNELPKEVNEAVQESFSFKLMNQKPVETCGGKVWIADSNNFKVSTTVAAALVEVEPGGIRELHWHPNDDEWQYYLEGQGRMTVFASGGKARTYDYQAGDVGYVPFAMGHYIQNTGDKPLRFLEMFRSDHFADVSLNQWMSQTPSSLLKEHLNVDDNFIEKALHKDKRPNVKYNK is encoded by the coding sequence ATGAATAAAACAATGAATGGAAACATCCCTCAGCCGAAAAAAGGAGACAAAGGTGGCGACATTTGGGGAGCACGCAATATTGAAAGAGATTTACAAAACCCTGATATTCTCGTTCCACCAGATACAGATAACGGTACGATGCCGAACTTGAAATATTCTTATGCTGATTCTCATATGCGAGTTGAGCATGGAGGCTGGTCACGTGAAGTTACAATTCGTGAAATGCCGGCATCTAAAAAAATTGCCGGTGTGAATATGCATTTGGAGCCAGGTGGTGTAAGGGAGCTTCATTGGCATAAGGAAGCAGAATGGTCCTTTATAATTAAAGGCTCAGCAAGAATTACTGCTATTAATCCTGACGGTAACATATTTGTTGATGATGTAGAGGAAGGCGATCTATGGTATTTCCCTTCAGGTATTCCTCACTCAATTAAAGGACTAAGCGAAGGAGTTGAGTTCATTCTTGTTTTTGATGATGGAAGTTTCTCTGAAAACAGTACATTCTCCCTTACAGACTGGATGGCTCACACTCCAAAAGAAATCCTGGCCGCTAACTTTGGTATATGTGAAGAATCTTTTGATAAAATACCAGAAAAAGAAGTATATATGTACCAAGGCGAAGTGCCCGGTCCCATTGTCAATGAACTGCCTAAGGAAGTCAATGAAGCTGTACAAGAGTCCTTCAGCTTTAAGCTAATGAATCAAAAGCCGGTAGAAACTTGCGGTGGGAAAGTTTGGATCGCGGATTCCAACAATTTTAAAGTCTCTACTACCGTTGCTGCGGCATTGGTTGAAGTTGAGCCTGGAGGGATTAGAGAATTACACTGGCATCCTAACGATGATGAGTGGCAGTATTATCTTGAAGGACAAGGACGAATGACGGTATTCGCTTCAGGAGGAAAAGCGCGCACTTATGATTACCAGGCTGGTGATGTAGGCTATGTGCCGTTTGCGATGGGTCACTATATACAAAATACCGGTGATAAACCTCTTAGATTCCTAGAGATGTTCAGAAGCGACCATTTCGCAGATGTGTCTCTTAATCAGTGGATGTCTCAAACCCCATCTTCCCTATTAAAAGAGCATTTAAATGTAGATGATAACTTTATTGAAAAAGCGCTTCATAAAGATAAAAGACCTAATGTTAAATATAATAAGTAA
- a CDS encoding uracil/xanthine transporter: MFKDLQKSENWLAGFQWFFFIFANIVIIPLTIGKAFDLSDNTIMTTLQYSFVVTGAACIAQAFWGHKRAILEGQSGLWWGMILTTVSIATSQGISLAELGGSLTVGVLISALLTVLTGVFGLGSLLSRLFKPAVMGVFMMIFGFQLIQIFLKGMLGIPMGNAPDHARIDLNISLISMIMMLLIIIVNVMMPSKISKYSLLLGIVVGWGVYSIFLGEEETIKNSASFHFEWFSLGNPAWNVGIIIVAVITGILNLANTFGALKGTEGLYKKETSKKQYRASLMISGFFTAISGVLGLVPYAPFVSSIGFLKQAGIINRLPFIIGGFLFLLMGVIPPVAHFFSDIPLSVGSTVLFVSYLQLLLSSFEFFEKVPLNKRNIYRCAVPIFLAVVVMTLPSEYFSSFPSFIQPFISNGLLVGITLSLILENIMNWDRIQEKMDKKVLE; the protein is encoded by the coding sequence ATGTTTAAAGATCTTCAAAAATCAGAAAACTGGTTAGCTGGGTTTCAATGGTTTTTTTTTATTTTTGCGAATATCGTGATTATCCCACTAACCATTGGTAAGGCCTTTGACTTATCAGATAATACCATCATGACCACTTTACAATATTCTTTTGTAGTAACGGGTGCAGCATGTATAGCCCAAGCTTTTTGGGGACATAAGCGTGCGATCCTCGAGGGTCAATCTGGTTTATGGTGGGGAATGATTCTAACTACAGTTAGCATCGCCACTTCCCAAGGGATTTCGTTAGCAGAATTAGGTGGGAGTTTAACCGTCGGAGTATTGATTTCTGCGTTATTAACCGTGTTAACAGGTGTATTTGGATTAGGCTCTTTGCTTTCCAGATTATTCAAACCGGCTGTGATGGGCGTGTTTATGATGATCTTTGGATTTCAGCTCATTCAAATCTTCCTCAAGGGGATGCTAGGTATTCCAATGGGAAATGCTCCGGATCATGCTCGTATAGATCTAAATATTTCACTTATATCTATGATCATGATGCTCTTGATCATCATTGTGAATGTAATGATGCCGAGCAAGATTAGTAAGTATTCACTTCTGTTAGGGATTGTTGTTGGGTGGGGTGTTTACAGTATTTTTTTGGGAGAAGAAGAGACGATTAAGAATAGTGCCTCATTTCATTTTGAATGGTTCTCACTTGGTAATCCAGCCTGGAATGTCGGAATTATCATTGTAGCTGTCATTACAGGAATATTAAATTTAGCAAATACTTTTGGTGCATTGAAGGGAACAGAAGGGTTATATAAAAAAGAAACAAGCAAGAAACAATATCGTGCTAGTTTAATGATTTCTGGGTTCTTCACTGCGATCAGTGGTGTGCTCGGACTTGTTCCGTATGCACCTTTCGTATCCTCCATTGGCTTTTTGAAGCAAGCAGGAATTATAAATCGGCTGCCGTTTATTATTGGAGGTTTCCTATTTTTACTTATGGGTGTCATTCCGCCTGTGGCTCATTTCTTCTCGGATATCCCCTTAAGTGTAGGCAGCACAGTTTTGTTTGTATCTTATTTACAGCTGTTATTATCGTCCTTTGAATTTTTCGAAAAAGTGCCATTAAATAAACGAAATATATACCGGTGTGCGGTTCCTATATTTTTGGCTGTTGTCGTTATGACACTCCCAAGCGAATACTTCTCTTCTTTTCCTAGTTTTATTCAGCCTTTTATTAGTAATGGTCTTCTTGTAGGAATCACTCTGTCCTTAATTTTGGAAAATATTATGAATTGGGATCGTATCCAGGAAAAAATGGATAAAAAAGTTTTAGAATAA
- the ggt gene encoding gamma-glutamyltransferase, whose amino-acid sequence MDNKSYMVGREIDPRYGRSYIARKSAVATPSNLASMAANRILNEGGSAVDAMVAANSVLSVVFPHMTGAGGDSFWLIYDAKTGKTHSLNASGRSGSKVSITEYSKNEGIDIRGPKAAITVPGAVSGWIEAHQRFGKVSLAKCLEPAIDYAKNGFPVEDSVARFSEFALDLLRTYPTTAQTFLKNGVAPFVSGDIMNNPNLARTLELIAEDGADAFYKGEIAEQICSFLQEQGGFLTKEDFANHKADWNEPLQIGYRDRKVIAPPPNSAGFVTLQILGMMEQLDIKELAKDEAKFIDAFTRATAFSFIDRDTYLDDPDFNHIPMDTLLSKEYLKDRVKRLYDPSLGPPEQGMGKKGDTTFSCAVDKDGNAVGVIQSLYWEWGSGLVAGDTGILLQNRGTHFSLNSNSRDNLEPNKRPAHTLTCSMVMKDDKPEMVLGAMGGDGEPQTQALITMRVIDQGYTVQEAIDAPRWLLGRTWGDHVRGLRLEGRYNHKLAEKLRELGHDNVEIIENFSDLMGHAQAIRIWPDHLEAGADPRANGLATGD is encoded by the coding sequence ATGGATAATAAATCTTACATGGTAGGACGTGAAATTGATCCTCGTTATGGAAGATCTTACATTGCAAGAAAGTCAGCAGTAGCGACACCGAGCAATTTAGCGTCCATGGCCGCTAACCGTATACTAAATGAAGGTGGCAGTGCAGTGGATGCTATGGTTGCGGCTAACAGCGTGTTGAGCGTTGTTTTCCCGCATATGACCGGTGCTGGTGGAGATTCATTCTGGTTGATCTATGATGCGAAAACCGGAAAAACACATTCATTAAATGCATCGGGAAGGTCTGGGTCTAAGGTCTCTATCACAGAATACTCGAAGAATGAGGGGATTGATATAAGAGGCCCAAAGGCAGCTATTACCGTCCCTGGAGCCGTTAGTGGCTGGATTGAAGCCCATCAGAGGTTTGGAAAGGTATCTCTTGCCAAGTGTCTAGAGCCTGCAATCGACTATGCAAAAAACGGATTTCCTGTAGAGGACTCTGTGGCCAGATTTTCTGAATTTGCTCTCGATCTGCTTAGAACATATCCTACAACGGCTCAAACCTTCTTAAAGAATGGGGTTGCCCCATTTGTGTCAGGAGATATTATGAACAATCCGAACTTAGCAAGGACGCTTGAGCTAATTGCTGAAGATGGTGCAGATGCCTTTTATAAAGGTGAGATAGCGGAGCAAATCTGCAGTTTCTTACAAGAACAAGGAGGCTTCTTAACAAAAGAAGACTTTGCTAATCATAAAGCAGATTGGAATGAACCCTTACAGATTGGTTACCGAGATCGAAAGGTAATTGCTCCACCACCCAACTCAGCAGGGTTCGTAACCTTGCAGATTCTTGGGATGATGGAACAGCTGGATATCAAGGAGCTGGCAAAGGATGAGGCCAAGTTTATCGACGCTTTTACTCGTGCCACAGCTTTTTCTTTTATTGATCGGGATACTTACTTAGACGATCCAGACTTTAATCATATTCCTATGGATACCTTACTCAGCAAAGAATATCTCAAGGATCGAGTTAAACGTTTATATGACCCTTCCTTAGGACCACCTGAACAAGGAATGGGGAAAAAGGGTGATACGACTTTTAGCTGTGCGGTGGATAAGGATGGAAATGCAGTTGGTGTCATTCAGAGCCTTTATTGGGAATGGGGTTCAGGTCTTGTGGCGGGCGATACTGGCATTCTTCTCCAGAACCGTGGAACTCATTTCTCTTTAAATTCGAATTCACGTGATAACCTTGAGCCAAATAAACGCCCAGCGCATACATTAACCTGCTCGATGGTTATGAAGGACGACAAGCCTGAGATGGTTCTAGGTGCCATGGGCGGTGACGGAGAACCGCAAACTCAAGCACTTATTACGATGAGGGTCATTGATCAAGGTTATACAGTTCAGGAAGCTATTGATGCGCCCCGATGGCTTCTAGGGCGGACGTGGGGAGATCACGTGCGAGGTCTTCGGCTTGAAGGTCGATATAATCATAAATTAGCTGAGAAATTACGTGAACTAGGCCACGATAATGTAGAAATTATTGAGAATTTTAGCGATTTGATGGGACATGCTCAAGCGATACGGATTTGGCCTGATCATTTAGAAGCAGGTGCTGATCCGAGAGCAAATGGACTGGCGACTGGCGACTAG